Proteins found in one Planctomycetes bacterium MalM25 genomic segment:
- the tuaD gene encoding UDP-glucose 6-dehydrogenase has product MKIAVIGTGYVGLVTGTCFANSGNDVTCIDIDEKKIEGLKKGVIPIYEPGLKELVLRNSEAGRLHFTTDTPSAVKSAEMVYLAVGTPQGDDGSADLSAMWAVTKAIAPHLQDDAIVVTKSTVPVGTNATIFGMLKELTGRECHVASNPEFLKEGAAIDDFMKPDRVVVGVRCEFVRDKLEQLYAPFLRTEKPFLSMSPESAEMTKYVANALLATKISFINEMANLCEKMGGDINDVRRGIGHDSRIGFAFLFPGVGYGGSCFPKDVRALTAMTEGKGNIPEMLRAVDNVNERQKTVLFDKVNTQFDGDLKGKRIAIWGLAFKPETDDIREAPALVLIRQLQEAGATVVAHDPEAIENVQAETTGVEFTERAMDALKDADALCVCTDWKAYHQPDFAEMYQLMAQPVVFDGRNLYDPERMKARGYAYHSIGRVAVDGRKA; this is encoded by the coding sequence ATGAAGATCGCAGTCATCGGCACCGGGTACGTCGGCCTCGTGACCGGCACGTGCTTCGCCAACTCGGGCAACGACGTCACCTGCATCGACATCGATGAGAAGAAGATCGAGGGCCTGAAGAAGGGGGTCATCCCGATCTACGAGCCCGGCCTCAAGGAGCTGGTGCTCCGCAACTCCGAGGCGGGCCGGCTGCACTTTACGACCGACACCCCTTCCGCCGTGAAGTCGGCCGAGATGGTCTACCTGGCGGTCGGCACGCCGCAGGGCGACGACGGCTCGGCCGACCTGTCGGCCATGTGGGCCGTCACCAAGGCGATCGCCCCGCACCTGCAGGACGACGCGATCGTCGTCACCAAGAGCACCGTGCCGGTCGGCACCAACGCCACGATCTTCGGCATGCTGAAGGAGCTGACCGGCCGCGAGTGCCACGTCGCGAGCAACCCGGAGTTCCTCAAAGAGGGCGCCGCGATCGACGACTTCATGAAGCCCGACCGCGTGGTCGTGGGCGTCCGCTGCGAGTTCGTCCGCGACAAGCTCGAGCAGCTCTACGCCCCCTTCCTGCGGACCGAGAAGCCGTTCCTCTCGATGTCGCCCGAGTCGGCCGAGATGACCAAGTACGTCGCCAACGCGCTGCTGGCGACCAAGATCTCCTTCATCAACGAGATGGCCAACCTCTGCGAGAAGATGGGCGGAGACATCAACGACGTCCGCCGCGGAATCGGCCACGACAGCCGCATCGGCTTCGCCTTCCTCTTCCCGGGCGTCGGCTACGGCGGCAGCTGCTTCCCGAAGGACGTCCGCGCCCTCACCGCGATGACCGAGGGCAAGGGCAACATCCCCGAGATGCTCCGCGCGGTCGACAACGTCAACGAGCGTCAGAAGACCGTCCTGTTCGACAAGGTGAACACGCAGTTCGACGGCGACCTGAAAGGGAAGCGGATCGCCATCTGGGGCCTGGCGTTCAAGCCGGAGACCGACGACATCCGCGAAGCGCCCGCCCTCGTGTTGATCAGGCAGCTCCAGGAGGCCGGCGCGACCGTCGTCGCCCACGACCCCGAGGCGATCGAGAACGTCCAGGCGGAGACCACCGGCGTCGAGTTCACCGAGCGGGCGATGGACGCCCTCAAGGACGCCGACGCCCTGTGCGTCTGCACCGACTGGAAGGCGTACCACCAGCCCGACTTCGCCGAGATGTACCAGCTGATGGCTCAGCCGGTCGTGTTCGACGGCCGCAACCTGTACGACCCCGAGCGGATGAAGGCCCGCGGCTACGCCTACCACTCGATCGGCCGCGTCGCCGTGGATGGCCGCAAGGCGTAG
- a CDS encoding 3-methyl-adenine DNA glycosylase II encodes MSSCEVHLPITGPYHLGRTMTVLTMGTGNPCLRHDDHRAQLAIRTPEGPVALAATHRDEALRVVVQGEGAGWIEGRLPALFGLLDDPSTFRPTGRLLKITPKVHGLRLPRLPIAFERLVQVVLQQLIAFRDACRGWRRLLQRFGDEVPGSQGLFTPPAAERLAGLATYELMECDILPKHARTIQRLAKIAPAIERVWGAGVEPGAADRLSEFLLKQPGVGPWTVGYLRGAGLGDADSVVLGDYGHPHHLAHFFTGAERSDDEEMLRLLEPFKPHRYRVLTMVILGAPPPPRRGPRREPLRNRFKP; translated from the coding sequence ATGTCGAGCTGCGAGGTCCATCTGCCGATCACGGGACCGTACCACCTGGGGCGGACGATGACCGTCCTCACCATGGGGACGGGCAACCCCTGCTTGCGGCACGACGATCATCGCGCTCAGCTCGCAATACGCACGCCCGAGGGGCCGGTCGCCTTGGCGGCGACGCACCGCGATGAGGCGCTGCGAGTCGTCGTGCAAGGAGAGGGCGCGGGGTGGATCGAGGGGCGCCTGCCGGCGTTGTTCGGCTTGCTCGACGATCCATCGACTTTCCGACCGACCGGCCGGCTGCTGAAGATCACGCCGAAGGTGCACGGGCTCCGCTTGCCGCGCTTGCCGATCGCGTTCGAGCGGCTCGTGCAGGTGGTGCTGCAGCAGCTCATCGCGTTCCGCGACGCCTGCCGAGGCTGGCGACGGCTGCTCCAGCGTTTCGGCGATGAGGTTCCTGGGTCGCAGGGCCTGTTCACGCCCCCCGCCGCGGAGCGGCTCGCGGGGCTAGCGACTTACGAGCTAATGGAGTGCGACATCCTGCCGAAGCACGCGCGGACGATCCAGCGGCTGGCGAAGATCGCCCCCGCGATCGAGCGCGTGTGGGGCGCGGGCGTCGAACCGGGCGCCGCGGATCGCCTTAGCGAGTTCTTGCTGAAGCAGCCGGGCGTGGGGCCGTGGACAGTCGGCTACCTGCGCGGCGCGGGCCTCGGCGACGCCGACTCGGTGGTGCTGGGCGACTACGGCCACCCCCACCACTTGGCCCACTTCTTCACCGGCGCCGAGCGGAGCGACGACGAGGAGATGCTCCGCTTGCTAGAGCCCTTCAAACCGCACCGCTACCGCGTGCTCACGATGGTGATCCTGGGCGCCCCGCCACCGCCGCGCCGCGGTCCGCGGCGGGAGCCTCTGCGGAACCGCTTCAAGCCCTGA
- the trpA gene encoding Tryptophan synthase alpha chain: protein MIPELFAKLRADGRKALMPFVTAGDPDLAFTAAVLKEVVGRGASLCEVGVPYSDPIADGPVIQASYTRALEKKIKLAGILDMLGETCPGLGAPAVTMVSYAIIFRHGVERYCDDVASRGVAGLIVPDLPVEESPALAKVAGERGLSLIQLVTPTTPRDRAVRICETSTGFVYYVSVAGITGERTQLPPDLVDNVGWLREQTDLPICIGFGVSQPEHVKLLAPVADGLIVGSAIVKRVAEAASRPHAEVLKEVGDYVATLLAALEE from the coding sequence ATGATCCCCGAACTTTTCGCCAAGCTCCGCGCCGACGGCCGCAAGGCCCTCATGCCGTTCGTCACCGCCGGCGACCCGGACCTCGCGTTCACCGCGGCGGTCCTGAAGGAGGTCGTGGGCCGGGGGGCGTCGCTGTGCGAAGTGGGCGTGCCCTACAGCGACCCGATCGCCGACGGGCCCGTCATCCAGGCGAGCTACACGCGCGCCCTGGAAAAGAAGATCAAGCTCGCCGGCATCCTCGACATGCTCGGCGAGACCTGCCCCGGCTTGGGCGCTCCGGCGGTCACGATGGTCAGCTACGCGATCATCTTCCGCCACGGCGTCGAGCGCTACTGCGACGATGTCGCCTCGCGGGGCGTCGCGGGGCTGATTGTTCCCGACCTGCCGGTCGAGGAGTCGCCCGCGTTGGCGAAGGTCGCCGGCGAGCGTGGCCTGTCGCTCATCCAGCTCGTCACGCCCACCACGCCGCGCGACCGCGCGGTGCGGATCTGCGAGACGTCGACCGGATTCGTCTACTACGTGTCGGTCGCCGGCATCACGGGCGAGCGGACGCAGCTGCCGCCCGACCTGGTCGACAACGTCGGCTGGCTCCGCGAGCAGACCGACCTGCCGATCTGCATCGGCTTCGGCGTCAGCCAGCCGGAGCACGTGAAGCTGTTGGCGCCGGTGGCGGACGGCCTGATCGTCGGCTCGGCGATCGTGAAGCGCGTCGCCGAAGCGGCCAGCCGCCCCCACGCCGAGGTGCTCAAAGAGGTGGGCGACTACGTGGCGACCTTGCTGGCGGCGCTCGAGGAATGA
- a CDS encoding Plasmid stabilization system protein: MIITDPARSDLACVWEYHAAYRIELADRMVRLIHDQIELTRHHPERGERDPRVGGCRRFLVEPYLVFYQVVDQALYILRIYHSARRIEDLSLTG, from the coding sequence GTGATCATTACCGATCCCGCTCGCAGCGATCTGGCGTGTGTGTGGGAGTACCATGCTGCCTACCGTATCGAGCTGGCGGATCGGATGGTGCGGCTCATCCATGATCAGATCGAACTGACACGCCATCACCCGGAGCGCGGCGAGCGGGATCCAAGAGTCGGAGGTTGCCGCCGCTTCTTGGTGGAACCGTATCTTGTCTTCTATCAGGTGGTTGATCAGGCGCTCTATATTCTGCGGATCTACCACAGCGCCCGACGGATCGAAGATCTCTCACTTACGGGTTAG
- the trpB gene encoding Tryptophan synthase beta chain codes for MSTTAPPREAASPNVPDAAGRFGDFGGRYVPETLVRALDELAVEYEKSRSDAAFQAELDELWRDFVGRPSPLYHAKRLSQKCGGAQIWFKREDTNHTGAHKINNTLGQCLLTQRMGKKRVIAETGAGQHGVATATACAHFGLPCVVYMGEEDIRRQAPNVFAMKLLGAEVRPVTSGARTLRDAINEAMRDWMASVEETHYILGSVVGPHPFPRIVRDYQSVIGKETITQCQERMGRLPDAVVACVGGGSNAAGMFYPFVEHEGVELIGVEAGGRSDQAGDHASPLTYGQPGVLHGSFSYVMQDDDGQTCDVHSMSAGLDYPGVGPEHSYWKDTQRVRYTSCRDTTAMDAFDACAANEGIMPALESSHAVAMAMEVAAERSPDEVVVVCLSGRGDKDAMEIARLKGVNYG; via the coding sequence ATGAGCACCACCGCCCCCCCCCGTGAAGCCGCCAGCCCCAACGTGCCCGACGCCGCCGGGCGTTTCGGCGATTTCGGCGGGCGCTACGTCCCCGAGACCCTGGTCCGAGCGCTCGACGAGCTGGCGGTCGAGTACGAGAAATCGCGGTCCGACGCCGCTTTCCAGGCGGAGCTGGACGAGCTGTGGCGGGACTTTGTCGGCCGGCCCTCTCCGCTCTACCACGCGAAGCGGCTGAGCCAGAAGTGCGGCGGCGCCCAGATCTGGTTCAAGCGCGAGGACACGAACCACACGGGCGCCCACAAGATCAACAACACGCTCGGCCAGTGCCTGCTGACCCAGCGGATGGGCAAGAAACGCGTCATCGCCGAGACGGGCGCCGGCCAGCACGGCGTGGCGACGGCGACCGCTTGCGCGCACTTCGGATTGCCGTGCGTCGTCTACATGGGCGAGGAGGACATCCGCCGGCAGGCGCCGAACGTCTTCGCGATGAAGCTGCTGGGCGCGGAGGTCCGCCCCGTGACGAGCGGCGCGCGGACCCTCCGCGACGCAATCAACGAGGCGATGCGCGACTGGATGGCTTCGGTCGAGGAGACCCACTACATCCTCGGCTCGGTCGTCGGCCCGCACCCCTTCCCCCGGATCGTGCGCGACTACCAATCAGTCATCGGCAAGGAGACCATCACCCAGTGCCAGGAGCGGATGGGACGCCTGCCCGACGCGGTCGTCGCCTGCGTCGGCGGCGGGTCGAACGCGGCCGGCATGTTCTACCCGTTCGTCGAGCACGAGGGCGTCGAGCTGATCGGCGTCGAGGCGGGCGGACGCTCCGACCAGGCGGGCGACCACGCGAGCCCGCTGACCTACGGCCAGCCCGGCGTGCTGCACGGTTCGTTCAGCTACGTCATGCAAGACGACGACGGCCAGACCTGCGACGTCCACAGCATGTCCGCCGGTCTCGACTACCCGGGCGTCGGCCCGGAGCACAGCTACTGGAAGGACACGCAGCGCGTCCGCTACACGAGCTGCCGCGACACGACCGCGATGGACGCCTTCGACGCGTGCGCCGCCAACGAGGGCATCATGCCCGCGCTGGAGAGCTCGCACGCGGTGGCGATGGCGATGGAAGTCGCCGCCGAGCGCTCGCCGGACGAGGTGGTCGTTGTCTGCCTGAGCGGGCGGGGGGACAAGGACGCGATGGAGATCGCGCGGCTGAAGGGAGTAAACTACGGGTAG